A single window of Coffea eugenioides isolate CCC68of chromosome 7, Ceug_1.0, whole genome shotgun sequence DNA harbors:
- the LOC113777547 gene encoding eukaryotic translation initiation factor 2-alpha kinase 3-like encodes MMYIHMELCKESLESKLVEEEELPRHMAWSYFRQILEALQFIHGKDIIHRDLKPNNIFIDDSGTVKIGDFGLALQMDVSSTTNSSPVGAYLYRAPEMKKGVCITNKVDMYALGLILFQLFGPRRDTAIQRLKDSASPRQVCEICEKYKVDETAKPLILKLLRTDPLKRPSAADLLQDLDTLEGKKQEAQLQKLS; translated from the exons ATGATGTATATTCATATGGAACTTTGTAAGGA GTCATTGGAGTCTAAATtagtggaggaggaggagctaCCTAGGCATATGGCATGGAGTTACTTTCGGCAGATTTTGGAGGCTTTACAGTTCATACACGGCAAAGATATTATTCATCGGGACTTGAAGCCGAATAATATTTTCATAGACGACAGTGGAACAGTGAAAATTGGGGACTTTGGATTAG CTCTGCAAATGGATGTCAGTTCAACCACAAATTCGTCACCAGTTGGTGCGTATCTCTACCGTGCACCTGAAATGAAAAAGGGGGTGTGCATCACCAACAAGGTGGACATGTATGCCTTGGGGTTGATTCTATTCCAGCTGTTTGGTCCCCGGCGAGATACTGCGATCCAAAGGTTGAAAGATTCGGCATCGCCCAGGCAAGTTTGCGAAATTTGCGAAAAGTATAAGGTGGATGAAACTGCCAAGCCCCTGATCTTGAAGCTACTTCGGACAGATCCATTGAAACGGCCTTCTGCTGCTGATCTTTTACAGGATTTAGATACATTGGAG GGGAAAAAACAAGAAGCACAACTACAGAAACTTTCATAG
- the LOC113777018 gene encoding putative nuclease HARBI1: protein MDKEQNEVDGEYDIQQRKRQLVATEIVCQVVNMIIARKLSHANYVDRPIGYWSAQCHLVREELLMQLSTNGYLSKVIRMGPETFRRLCDLLQTHGGLQPTQRATVQEQVVKFLHILTIPSKNITMSYFYRRSGETVSRHFHRVLRAVIALEDQFLQQPTGEQVPPEILNSTRFYPYFKDCVGAIDGTHVRVKVPNIDAAKYRGRKEHPTQNVLAACSLNMRFTYVLPGWEGTASDSRIIKNALTREDKLIIPNGKYYLVDAGFMLRRGLLTPYRNVRYHLKEYSSQQPQNFRELFNLRHSSLRNAIERAFGVLKKRFPIIGDTQPTYSVETQSQIVLACCILHNFLMEFDPDLEYINEVDEELANQSPSEEESGDISAEKDHAQGESLRNEIAMQMWNDYIL from the exons ATGGATAAGGAACAAAATGAAGTCGATGGAGAATATGACATTCAACAAAGGAAGCGACAATTGGTTGCTACTGAAATTGTTTGTCAGGTAGTAAACATGATAATTGCTCGAAAACTAAGCCATGCAAATTATGTGGATCGACCCATTGGATATTGGTCTGCACAATGTCATTTAGTACGAGAGGAATTATTGATGCAACTCAGTACAAATGGATATTTGAGTAAGGTTATCCGTATGGGACCAGAAACTTTTAGGCGCTTGTGTGACTTGTTGCAAACACATGGTGGTCTACAACCTACTCAAAGAGCCACGGTGCAAGAGCAAGTTGTTAAATTTCTCCATATATTAACAATTCCCtcaaaaaatatcacaatgTCATACTTTTATCGGCGTTCTGGAGAAACTGTTAGTCGTCATTTTCATAGAGTTTTACGAGCAGTTATAGCATTGGAGGATCAATTTCTTCAGCAGCCTACGGGAGAACAAGTTCCTCCGGAAATACTTAATAGTACAAGATTTTATCCATATTTTAAG GATTGTGTGGGTGCAATTGATGGAACCCATGTTCGCGTTAAGGTGCCTAATATTGATGCGGCAAAATATCGTGGTAGAAAAGAGCATCCAACACAAAATGTGCTTGCTGCATGTTCTTTGAATATGAGATTCACATATGTTCTACCTGGTTGGGAGGGAACTGCATCGGATTCAAGGATCATAAAAAATGCGCTCACTAGAGAAGATAAATTAATCATTCCTAATG GTAAATATTATCTTGTTGATGCTGGATTCATGTTGAGAAGGGGACTTCTTACACCTTATAGAAATGTAAGGTATCACCTGAAGGAATACTCAAGTCAACAACCGCAAAACTTTCGAGAACTATTCAATTTGCGACATTCATCATTGCGTAATGCAATTGAGAGAGCATTTGGTGTCTTGAAAAAACGGTTTCCAATCATTGGAGATACTCAACCAACTTATAGTGTTGAAACACAATCACAAattgtgcttgcttgttgtATATTACATAATTTTCTCATGGAGTTTGACCCTGACTTGGAGTACATTAATGAAGTGGATGAAGAATTGGCAAATCAATCTCCATCGGAGGAGGAAAGTGGAGATATAAGTGCTGAAAAAGATCATGCTCAAGGAGAAAGTTTAAGGAATGAAATAGCAATGCAAATGTGGAATGATTACATACTATGA
- the LOC113777406 gene encoding ATP-dependent DNA helicase Q-like 4A, translating into MLTHSLLIVTQLEFRPEDSSHFEKYGVSAASVEAEPCVVGIESSNNERGRGNNFPWTKELEELGKKLYVNFSLKPEQREVINATMSGHDVFAEMSPIDGSHVTYQLPALLRPGTTVVVVPLPEIVDVRVKNPSPGTKSMGLSGSMELTEQQRILGELLKESCECKLLYVTADTITECVVIFLFDRVLY; encoded by the exons ATGCTAACACACAGCCTCCTGATAGTAACACAGCTAGAATTTCGCCCAGAAGATTCAAGTCATTTCGAAAAGTATGGAGTTTCAGCAGCATCTGTGGAAGCAGAACCTTGTGTCGTGGGTATTGAAAGTTCAAACAATGAAAGAGGGAGAGGCAACAACTTTCCATGGACAAAGGAGCTAGAG GAACTGGGCAAAAAATTATAtgtcaatttttctttgaaaccgGAGCAAAGAGAAGTGATCAATGCAACTATGAGTGGACACGATGTTTTTGCAGAAATGTCACCTATAGACGGAAGTCACGTGACATATCAG CTCCCTGCTCTTTTACGTCCTGGGACGACTGTGGTTGTTGTCCCACTTCCTGAAATAGTCGACGTTCGAGTTAAAAATCCCTCACCG GGAACAAAATCTATGGGTCTATCTGGCTCAATGGAGCTGACTGAACAACAGAGGATTCTGGGGGAGCTTCTGAAAGAAAGTTGTGAATGCAAGCTGCTATATGTCACCGCTGACACAATTACCGAGTGTGTAGTCATATTTCTTTTTGACCGTGTGCTTTACTAG
- the LOC113777019 gene encoding uncharacterized protein LOC113777019 encodes MKKDPSIMKENMKWTLAMDEVFIQALLDQHYKGFRVDGTFTPTAYNNIINELKEKLGMEFTKSHLKNRLKTLKEHFKESYDFFRNGKLSGFSWNPFTKTWCAEPEVWEQLLQEKPEAIKWKTKVINHYDSLEELFAKDRATGQGAETAKEKRMRWMNEPNGVQFENIIEIDNMLSQNEISLETFNNSSKELDAQRSKACNNKQSQGTTATQSKKRKVTCDEEFESLKGALHNVADALREGNTILEKSRPRVYSEKEIYDELVNIGVEIDLIDDYYVFLCQNTEKVRSFFGCPSERRRNILNKLMNGF; translated from the exons ATGAAGAAAGATCCAAGCATCATGAAGGAAAACATGAAATGGACTCTAGCAATGGATGAAGTCTTCATTCAGGCCCTTTTGGATCAGCATTACAAAGGATTTCGCGTGGATGGAACTTTTACACCAACTGCATACAATAATATTATCAATGAGTTGAAGGAGAAACTTGGAATGGAATTTACCAAAAGTCATTTGAAGAATCGACTGAAGACACTCAAGGAACACTTCAAAGAGTCCTATGATTTCTTTAGAAATGGAAAATTAAGTGGTTTTTCTTGGAACCCATTCACAAAAACTTGGTGTGCTGAACCTGAAGTTTGGGAACAACTTCTACAG GAAAAACCTGAAGCTATAAAGTGGAAGACTAAAGTTATCAACCATTATGACAGTTTAGAAGAACTTTTTGCTAAAGATAGAGCAACGGGACAAGGTGCTGAAACAGCAAAAGAGAAACGCATGCGTTGGATGAATGAACCAAATGGAGTGCAGTTTGAAAATATCATTGAGATTGATAACATGCTATCTCAAAATGAGATCAGTCTAGAGACcttcaataattcaagtaagGAGTTGGATGCACAACGATCAAAGGCATGTAACAACAAACAATCTCAAGGTACAACAGCAACACAaagtaagaaaagaaaagtcacATGTGATGAAGAATTTGAAAGTTTGAAGGGTGCACTTCACAATGTTGCTGATGCACTAAGAGAAGGTAATACTATTCTTGAGAAATCTAGGCCACGGGTATATTCAGAGAAAGAGATTTATGATGAACTTGTTAATATTGGAGTTGAGATAGACCTGATTGATGATTATTATGTGTTCCTTTGTCAAAACACCGAGAAAGTAAGAAGCTTCTTTGGATGCCCATCGGAAAGGCGTAGGAATATTTTGAACAAATTGATGAATGGATTTTAG